The following coding sequences are from one Kosakonia sp. H02 window:
- the fliF gene encoding flagellar basal-body MS-ring/collar protein FliF, producing the protein MTATNTGSKKKGIVDVKAVLENIRTNPRIIFFVAAAAVISIVIALLFWAKEPDYRVLYSNISEEDGGAVVTQLKQMQVPYRFAEHDGSIEIPAEQVYEVRLKLAQQGLPKGGAVGFELLDQEKFGISQFNEQVNFQRALEGELSRTIETLGPVRSARVHLAMPKPSLFLQDRKEPSASVTLNLISGRTLDSGQVSAIAFMISSAVPGLSADRVTIVDQSGHMISQNGAQATQTTQLQYVRKVESDYQSRIQAILAPIVGTQNVRTQVTAQVDFTQHEQTAEQYQPNNRPENRAIRSRQSSNNEQGGKNAVGGVPGALSNQPPAAVSTPIEDPAAQQANARGTANANATQAPTQTATQTLTPYNKQSEETTNYEVDKTLTHIKRNTGTLERLSVAVVVNYVPGKDGKTAALSKAQLDQINALVKEVMGYSDTRGDTLNVVNTPFTDQEEEAPIPLWKQPEVIKLGMSAARYLFVLLVAWILWRKAVQPFWTRHQEMIIQRMEMEKEARQAELDEQIRKRQSAETAKAQQRVETEQEAQHLREMADQEPQVIALVIRQWLNKEQKSS; encoded by the coding sequence ATGACTGCCACAAACACCGGTAGTAAAAAGAAAGGCATTGTCGATGTAAAGGCAGTGCTCGAAAATATTCGGACTAACCCCCGTATAATATTTTTTGTCGCCGCAGCGGCAGTTATTTCCATTGTTATCGCGTTGTTGTTCTGGGCGAAAGAACCAGACTACCGCGTGCTGTACAGCAATATTAGCGAAGAGGATGGCGGAGCCGTTGTTACCCAGCTCAAACAGATGCAGGTCCCGTACCGTTTTGCCGAGCATGACGGTTCTATCGAGATCCCTGCCGAGCAGGTGTATGAAGTGCGCCTCAAGCTGGCCCAGCAGGGGCTGCCGAAAGGTGGCGCGGTAGGCTTTGAACTGCTGGACCAGGAAAAGTTTGGTATCAGCCAGTTCAATGAGCAGGTGAACTTCCAGCGTGCGCTGGAAGGCGAACTGTCGCGCACTATCGAAACGCTGGGGCCGGTGCGCTCCGCACGTGTCCATCTGGCGATGCCAAAACCGTCGCTCTTTTTGCAGGATCGCAAAGAGCCTTCTGCCTCGGTGACGTTGAATCTGATCAGCGGCAGAACGCTGGATTCCGGCCAGGTGAGCGCTATCGCTTTTATGATCTCCAGCGCAGTACCGGGTTTGAGCGCCGATCGCGTGACTATCGTCGATCAGAGCGGCCATATGATTTCGCAAAACGGCGCGCAGGCGACGCAGACAACGCAACTGCAATATGTCCGCAAAGTGGAGTCCGATTACCAGAGCCGTATTCAGGCCATTCTGGCCCCGATTGTTGGTACGCAGAACGTCAGAACGCAGGTCACCGCGCAGGTTGACTTCACGCAGCACGAGCAGACGGCGGAGCAGTATCAGCCTAATAACCGTCCGGAAAATCGGGCTATTCGTAGCCGCCAGAGCAGCAACAATGAGCAGGGCGGTAAGAATGCAGTGGGTGGCGTACCGGGTGCGTTAAGCAACCAGCCGCCAGCAGCGGTTTCCACGCCGATTGAGGATCCGGCTGCCCAGCAGGCGAATGCCCGTGGTACAGCCAATGCGAACGCAACCCAGGCGCCGACGCAAACCGCAACCCAAACGCTGACGCCGTATAACAAACAAAGCGAAGAAACCACGAACTACGAAGTGGATAAAACGCTGACCCATATCAAGCGCAATACCGGCACGCTCGAACGCCTGTCCGTTGCGGTGGTAGTGAATTACGTACCGGGTAAAGACGGCAAAACGGCGGCACTGAGCAAAGCGCAACTCGACCAGATTAATGCGCTGGTGAAAGAGGTGATGGGCTATTCCGACACACGCGGCGATACGCTGAATGTCGTGAACACGCCGTTTACCGATCAGGAAGAAGAGGCGCCGATTCCGCTGTGGAAGCAGCCTGAAGTTATCAAGTTGGGGATGTCCGCCGCGCGTTATCTGTTCGTCTTGCTGGTTGCCTGGATCTTGTGGCGTAAAGCGGTGCAACCGTTCTGGACGCGCCATCAGGAAATGATTATCCAGCGTATGGAGATGGAAAAAGAGGCGCGTCAGGCAGAGCTTGATGAGCAAATTCGTAAGCGGCAGAGCGCGGAAACCGCCAAAGCGCAGCAGCGTGTCGAGACGGAACAAGAGGCCCAGCACCTGCGTGAAATGGCCGATCAGGAGCCGCAGGTTATCGCTCTGGTTATTCGTCAATGGTTAAATAAGGAGCAGAAGTCGTCATGA